In Jeotgalibaca arthritidis, a single genomic region encodes these proteins:
- a CDS encoding replication-associated recombination protein A, with amino-acid sequence MKKPLAFRMRPTNIDEVVGQQHLVGPNKIIRRMVDARMLSSMILYGPPGTGKTSIASAISGSTQSAFRQLNAATDSKKDLQIVVEEAKFSGQVILLLDEIHRLDKPKQDFLLPHLESGLIVLIGATTENPYISINPAIRSRTQIFEVKPLAITDIEVALQRALTDEKNGLGHLAIKLDDNALQHFARSSMGDLRGSLNALELAARSTPENDEGDIHITLTIAEECLQRKALVHDKDGDAHYDVISAFQKSLRGSDVDASLHYLARLIEAGELVIICRRLLVCAYEDIGFGNPAAVARTVSAVQAAEKLGLPEARIPLAHAVIDLALSPKSNSAIDAIDAALNDVRQGKSGDVPLHLKDAHYQGAEKLGRGVNYKYPHAYDNHWVAQQYLPDSLKSSQYYEAVITGKYEKALAQQADSLRKSSGK; translated from the coding sequence ATGAAAAAACCGCTCGCCTTTCGCATGAGACCAACCAATATCGACGAAGTTGTCGGACAGCAACACTTAGTTGGTCCAAATAAAATTATTAGACGAATGGTAGACGCTCGCATGCTATCATCGATGATTCTCTATGGTCCACCAGGTACAGGGAAAACAAGTATCGCAAGTGCCATTTCAGGATCAACACAGTCTGCCTTCCGCCAATTAAATGCTGCAACTGATTCTAAAAAAGATTTACAAATTGTTGTTGAAGAAGCTAAGTTTTCAGGTCAGGTTATTTTGTTACTCGATGAAATTCATCGTTTAGATAAGCCTAAACAAGATTTTTTACTTCCTCATTTAGAAAGTGGCCTCATTGTTCTCATTGGCGCAACAACAGAGAACCCTTATATTAGTATTAACCCTGCGATTAGAAGTCGAACGCAAATTTTTGAGGTCAAACCGCTTGCTATAACTGATATTGAAGTAGCTTTACAGCGCGCCTTAACAGATGAAAAAAATGGTCTTGGCCACTTAGCGATTAAATTGGATGATAATGCTCTCCAGCATTTCGCAAGAAGTTCTATGGGTGATTTAAGAGGGTCACTTAATGCATTAGAATTAGCCGCTCGTTCAACTCCTGAAAATGATGAGGGCGACATTCATATTACGCTTACTATTGCTGAGGAATGCTTACAAAGAAAAGCACTGGTCCATGATAAAGATGGCGATGCTCATTATGACGTTATTTCTGCTTTTCAAAAATCATTACGTGGTAGTGATGTCGATGCCTCTCTTCACTACTTGGCTCGTTTAATTGAAGCTGGTGAACTGGTTATTATATGCAGAAGACTATTAGTTTGCGCTTATGAGGATATTGGATTTGGTAACCCAGCAGCCGTGGCACGAACAGTATCTGCCGTTCAAGCTGCTGAAAAATTAGGTCTACCGGAAGCACGAATTCCACTGGCACACGCAGTCATTGATTTAGCCCTATCTCCCAAATCAAATTCAGCGATTGATGCCATTGACGCAGCTTTAAATGACGTTCGTCAGGGAAAATCAGGAGATGTGCCCTTACACCTCAAAGATGCTCATTATCAAGGTGCTGAAAAATTAGGCAGAGGCGTTAATTATAAATACCCACATGCTTACGACAACCACTGGGTGGCGCAACAATACTTGCCAGACAGTCTAAAATCGTCTCAGTATTACGAAGCAGTGATCACTGGTAAATATGAAAAAGCACTTGCTCAACAAGCAGATTCTCTAAGAAAATCATCTGGAAAATAA